A single window of Solenopsis invicta isolate M01_SB chromosome 3, UNIL_Sinv_3.0, whole genome shotgun sequence DNA harbors:
- the LOC113004513 gene encoding uncharacterized protein LOC113004513, which yields MEERKKSQIKKKPKQNMNYNEQNIKLALQQISKGMSVRSASKALGIPRTTLQDKKFGRHQRSVGAPTILTQDEEKVFTNWIIELGKQGFPVTKDQLLYSVSTYMAENGRSNCFKDGIPGRRWYESFLNRHKEIFKRVPQNLSTTRANINEEGVRNWHANIKNVFEEYDLNQVLTDPSRIFNCDETAFYLCPKNKFILAKKGSKQIYNRTTNDEKECLTVLNGASATGCLIPPLTLFPYKRMPQNIVAKMPKNWGIGRTDSGWMTCEAFYEYIINIFYPYLQQNNVEFPVVMFLDGHSSHFSLHLSTFCREKGIILIGLIPNATHLLQPMDVSLFHPLKNE from the coding sequence ATGGAGGAACGGAAGAAGTCCCAAATCAAAAAAAAACCTAAGCAAAATATGAATTACAACGAGCAAAACATAAAACTAGCTTTACAACAAATTAGCAAAGGGATGTCCGTACGTAGCGCTTCGAAAGCACTTGGCATTCCCAGAACTACGcttcaagataaaaaatttggaCGACATCAACGATCAGTTGGAGCTCCTACTATATTGACACAAGATGAGGAAAAAGTTTTTACTAACTGGATAATCGAACTGGGAAAGCAAGGATTTCCAGTAACAAAAGATCAACTCTTATACAGTGTTTCCACATACATGGCAGAGAATGGACGAAGCAATTGTTTCAAGGATGGAATTCCAGGGCGCCGATGGTATGAAAGTTTTTTAAATCGTCACAAAGAAATATTCAAAAGAGTACCTCAAAATTTGTCGACGACTAGAGCAAACATAAATGAAGAAGGAGTTCGAAATTGGCATGCAAATATCAAGAACGTTTTTGAAGAATATGATCTCAACCAAGTTTTAACTGACCCCAGTCGTATTTTTAATTGCGATGAAACAGCTTTTTACCTTTgtccaaaaaataaatttattcttgctAAAAAAGGATCTAAGCAGATTTATAATAGAACAACCAATGATGAAAAGGAATGCCTGACAGTTCTTAATGGAGCATCAGCTACTGGATGTTTAATACCACCATTAACTCTGTTCCCATACAAACGCATGCCACAGaatattgttgcaaaaatgCCTAAAAATTGGGGAATAGGGAGAACCGACTCAGGTTGGATGACATGCGAggcattttatgaatatataataaatattttttatccgtATTTGCAACAAAATAACGTTGAATTTCCTGTTGTCATGTTCCTTGATGGGCATTCATCTCATTTTTCTTTGCATCTAAGTACATTTTGCAGAGAAAAAGGTATTATTTTAATCGGCTTGATACCAAATGCAACACATCTTCTGCAACCTATGGATGTATCtctgtttcacccccttaaaaaCGAgtag